A portion of the Paenibacillus hamazuiensis genome contains these proteins:
- the rplF gene encoding 50S ribosomal protein L6 — protein MSRIGRKAIAVPSGVNVTLDNTLITVKGPKGTLSRELHKDMKVTVGENEITVERPSDHKTHRSLHGTTRSVVANMVTGVTAGYEKSLELVGVGYRANKSGNKLVLNVGYSHPVEITPENGIEFDVPSNTKIIVKGIDKELVGATAAKIRSVREPEPYKGKGIKYEGERILRKEGKAGKKK, from the coding sequence ATGTCCCGTATTGGTCGTAAAGCAATTGCAGTTCCCAGCGGAGTTAATGTAACTCTTGACAATACATTGATTACGGTAAAAGGTCCTAAAGGAACGCTTAGCCGTGAATTGCATAAAGACATGAAAGTGACGGTAGGCGAAAACGAGATCACCGTTGAACGTCCGTCCGATCACAAGACTCACCGTTCGCTGCACGGAACGACTCGCAGCGTGGTTGCGAACATGGTAACTGGCGTAACGGCCGGTTATGAGAAAAGCCTTGAGCTTGTAGGTGTTGGTTATCGTGCCAACAAGAGCGGCAACAAGCTCGTACTGAACGTAGGTTACTCCCATCCGGTTGAAATTACTCCGGAAAACGGCATCGAATTCGACGTTCCGTCCAACACGAAAATCATCGTTAAAGGGATCGACAAGGAACTCGTTGGCGCTACTGCAGCAAAGATTCGTTCCGTTCGTGAGCCTGAGCCGTACAAAGGCAAAGGGATCAAATACGAAGGCGAACGTATTCTGCGTAAAGAAGGTAAAGCAGGCAAGAAGAAGTAA
- the rpsH gene encoding 30S ribosomal protein S8, with the protein MVMSDPIADMLTRIRNANVVRHETVEIPASKIKRQIAEILKKEGFIRDAEYVEDNKQGIIRLFLKYGPNNERVITGLKRISKPGLRVYAKSQEVPRVLGGLGIAIISTSQGVMTDKEARQAKSGGEVICYVW; encoded by the coding sequence ATGGTTATGTCCGATCCAATTGCAGATATGCTTACGCGTATCCGTAACGCCAATGTCGTTCGTCATGAAACTGTAGAAATTCCTGCATCCAAGATCAAAAGACAGATCGCAGAAATTTTGAAAAAAGAAGGTTTCATCCGCGACGCAGAATATGTAGAAGACAACAAACAAGGGATTATCCGTTTGTTCTTGAAATACGGCCCTAACAATGAGCGTGTCATCACCGGCCTGAAGAGAATCAGCAAACCGGGATTGCGCGTCTATGCGAAAAGCCAAGAAGTTCCTCGCGTGCTCGGAGGTTTAGGTATCGCGATTATCTCCACTTCCCAAGGCGTGATGACTGACAAAGAAGCACGTCAAGCGAAGTCCGGCGGAGAAGTTATCTGCTACGTTTGGTAA
- a CDS encoding type Z 30S ribosomal protein S14, giving the protein MAKTSMKIKQQRAPKFKVQAYTRCERCGRPHSVLRKFKICRICFRELAYKGQIPGVKKASW; this is encoded by the coding sequence GTGGCAAAAACATCGATGAAAATCAAGCAACAGCGCGCTCCGAAGTTTAAGGTGCAAGCTTATACTCGTTGCGAGCGTTGCGGTCGTCCGCATTCCGTATTGCGTAAATTCAAAATTTGCAGAATTTGTTTCCGTGAATTAGCATACAAAGGCCAGATTCCTGGCGTTAAAAAAGCAAGCTGGTAA
- the rplE gene encoding 50S ribosomal protein L5 translates to MAARLKDRFLNEITPALMQKFNYSSVMQVPKIEKVVINMGVGEAVSNSKVLDSAVADLQIIAGQKPVVTRAKKSIAGFKLRENMPIGVKVTLRGERMYHFLDKLFNVALPRVRDFRGVSTKAFDGRGNYTLGLKEQLIFPEIEYDKVDKTRGMDIVIVTTAKSDEESRELLTQLGMPFAK, encoded by the coding sequence ATGGCAGCAAGATTGAAAGATCGTTTTCTGAATGAAATCACTCCTGCCTTAATGCAGAAGTTTAACTATTCTTCGGTAATGCAAGTTCCGAAAATCGAGAAAGTTGTCATCAACATGGGTGTTGGTGAAGCCGTATCGAACTCCAAAGTTCTGGATTCCGCTGTTGCGGATCTGCAAATTATCGCTGGTCAAAAGCCGGTGGTAACCCGTGCGAAGAAATCCATCGCCGGTTTCAAGCTTCGTGAGAACATGCCGATCGGCGTGAAAGTGACACTGCGCGGCGAGCGTATGTACCACTTCCTCGACAAATTGTTCAACGTTGCGCTCCCTCGTGTACGTGACTTCCGCGGTGTTTCGACAAAGGCTTTCGACGGCCGCGGCAACTATACGCTTGGACTTAAAGAACAGCTGATCTTCCCGGAGATCGAATACGATAAAGTGGACAAAACCCGCGGTATGGACATCGTTATCGTAACTACCGCCAAGTCCGATGAAGAATCCCGCGAATTGCTGACCCAGCTGGGCATGCCGTTTGCGAAATAA
- the rplX gene encoding 50S ribosomal protein L24, which translates to MPKQGKKLESHNNKLHVKKDDTVFVITGKDKGKKGRVIACFPRENRVLVEGINMVKKHAKPSQQNPQGGIINQEAPIHVSNVMLIDPKSGKPTRVGYKVLENGKKVRVAKKSGEVID; encoded by the coding sequence ATGCCTAAACAAGGAAAGAAATTGGAATCCCATAACAATAAATTGCATGTGAAAAAAGACGACACCGTATTCGTGATCACCGGCAAGGACAAAGGTAAGAAAGGCCGCGTTATCGCCTGCTTCCCTCGTGAAAACCGCGTGCTTGTCGAAGGCATCAACATGGTGAAGAAACATGCAAAGCCTTCCCAGCAAAACCCGCAGGGCGGCATCATCAATCAGGAGGCGCCGATTCATGTATCCAATGTGATGCTGATCGACCCGAAGAGCGGCAAGCCGACCCGCGTAGGTTACAAAGTGCTTGAGAACGGAAAGAAAGTTCGCGTCGCGAAAAAATCCGGTGAAGTAATCGATTAA
- the rplN gene encoding 50S ribosomal protein L14 produces MIQTFTRLVVADNSGAKQLMCIRVLGGTGRRTANIGDLIICSVKEATPGGVVKKGDVVKAVVVRTKRGVRRKDGSYISFDENAAVIVKEDKSPRGTRIFGPVARELRDRDFMKIVSLAPEVI; encoded by the coding sequence GTGATTCAAACATTTACACGTTTGGTGGTGGCCGACAACTCCGGCGCGAAGCAGCTTATGTGCATCCGCGTATTGGGTGGTACGGGACGCCGTACGGCTAACATCGGTGATTTGATCATCTGCTCCGTCAAAGAAGCAACACCAGGTGGCGTTGTCAAAAAAGGCGACGTAGTAAAAGCGGTTGTGGTTCGCACGAAGCGCGGCGTACGCCGTAAGGACGGATCTTATATCAGCTTCGACGAAAACGCAGCGGTTATCGTTAAGGAAGACAAGAGCCCGCGCGGCACTCGTATTTTCGGACCTGTTGCCCGCGAACTCCGCGACAGAGACTTTATGAAAATCGTCTCCCTTGCTCCGGAAGTTATCTAA
- the rpsQ gene encoding 30S ribosomal protein S17, translating into MSVERNERKTQVGKVVSDKMDKTIVVAVETYKKHDLYHKRIKYTKKFKAHDENNEAKIGDTVKIMETRPLSKDKRWRLVEVVEKAVIV; encoded by the coding sequence ATGAGCGTGGAACGTAACGAACGCAAAACTCAAGTAGGTAAAGTCGTCAGCGACAAAATGGACAAAACCATCGTTGTTGCTGTCGAAACGTACAAAAAGCACGACCTTTACCACAAGAGAATCAAGTATACGAAGAAATTTAAAGCTCATGACGAAAATAACGAAGCGAAAATCGGCGATACGGTAAAAATCATGGAAACCCGTCCGTTGTCGAAAGACAAGCGCTGGAGACTGGTTGAAGTGGTTGAAAAAGCGGTTATCGTTTAA
- the rpmC gene encoding 50S ribosomal protein L29 gives MKASDIRNLTTAEIEQKIAGYKEQLFNLRFQLATGQLDNPTQIQKVRKDIARAKTVLRERELGIIS, from the coding sequence ATGAAGGCTAGTGATATTCGCAACTTAACCACTGCTGAAATTGAACAAAAAATTGCCGGATACAAAGAACAGCTCTTTAACCTCCGTTTTCAACTGGCTACTGGTCAATTAGACAATCCAACTCAAATTCAAAAAGTACGCAAGGACATCGCCCGTGCAAAAACGGTATTGCGTGAAAGAGAACTTGGAATCATCAGCTAA
- the rplP gene encoding 50S ribosomal protein L16, with protein MLVPKRVKHRKEHRGKMRGNAKGGAEVHFGEYGLQALEPAWVTNRQIEAARIAMTRYIKRGGKVWIKIFPSKPITQKPLEVRMGSGKGNVEKWVAVVKPGKILFELAGVSEEIAREAMRLASHKLPIKTKFVKREEVGGEVNEG; from the coding sequence ATGTTGGTACCAAAACGTGTAAAACACCGCAAAGAGCATCGCGGTAAAATGAGAGGCAACGCCAAAGGCGGCGCTGAAGTGCATTTCGGCGAATACGGCCTGCAAGCGCTCGAGCCAGCTTGGGTAACGAACCGTCAAATCGAGGCTGCTCGTATTGCGATGACCCGTTACATCAAGCGTGGCGGTAAAGTATGGATTAAAATTTTCCCATCCAAGCCGATTACACAAAAGCCGCTTGAAGTTCGTATGGGTAGCGGTAAAGGTAACGTCGAAAAGTGGGTTGCTGTTGTAAAACCGGGTAAAATTTTGTTTGAATTGGCTGGCGTCAGTGAGGAGATCGCTCGCGAAGCGATGCGTCTTGCTTCTCACAAGCTTCCGATCAAAACGAAGTTCGTGAAAAGAGAAGAAGTGGGCGGTGAAGTAAATGAAGGCTAG
- the rpsC gene encoding 30S ribosomal protein S3, with the protein MGQKVNPVGLRVGIIRDWESKWYANDKEFGSLLLEDVKIREYLKQKLKDSAVSHIEIERAANRVNVTIHTAKPGMVIGKGGSEVEVIRAYLSTLTKGKKVHINITEIKNPELDAILVAESIAQQLERRVSFRRAMKQAIQRTMRSGAKGIKTAVSGRLGGAEIARSEGYSEGTVPLHTLRADIDYGTAEAHTTYGRIGVKVWIYRGEVLPTAKKKAATEGGN; encoded by the coding sequence GTGGGTCAAAAAGTAAATCCGGTAGGCCTTAGGGTAGGCATTATCCGCGATTGGGAATCGAAATGGTACGCTAACGACAAGGAATTCGGCAGCCTGCTGCTGGAAGACGTGAAAATCCGTGAATACTTGAAGCAAAAGCTGAAGGATTCCGCTGTTTCTCATATTGAAATCGAGCGCGCGGCCAACCGCGTGAACGTAACGATCCATACCGCGAAGCCGGGTATGGTTATCGGTAAAGGCGGCTCTGAGGTAGAAGTGATTCGCGCTTACCTCTCCACCTTGACCAAAGGCAAGAAGGTGCATATCAACATCACCGAAATTAAAAATCCGGAGCTGGATGCAATCCTGGTTGCAGAAAGCATTGCTCAACAATTGGAGCGCCGCGTTTCTTTCCGCCGTGCGATGAAGCAAGCGATCCAAAGAACAATGAGATCCGGAGCCAAAGGAATCAAAACTGCGGTAAGCGGACGTTTGGGTGGAGCAGAAATTGCCCGTTCCGAAGGTTACAGCGAAGGCACCGTACCTCTTCACACGCTGCGTGCGGACATCGACTATGGTACTGCCGAGGCGCATACTACTTACGGTCGAATCGGCGTGAAGGTATGGATTTATCGCGGTGAGGTTCTTCCTACGGCTAAGAAAAAGGCTGCTACGGAAGGAGGCAACTAA
- the rplV gene encoding 50S ribosomal protein L22, translated as MEAKAIARYVRIAPRKAQLVVDLIRGKQVGEAIAILRHTPKAASPVIEKVLNSAIANAEHNHNLNPENLVVSQAYANQGPTLKRFRPRAMGRASRINKRTSHITIVVSEK; from the coding sequence ATGGAAGCGAAAGCTATTGCAAGATATGTGCGCATCGCTCCCCGGAAAGCCCAGCTTGTGGTCGATTTGATCCGCGGCAAGCAAGTGGGCGAAGCTATTGCGATTCTTCGCCACACTCCGAAAGCGGCGTCTCCGGTGATTGAAAAAGTGCTGAACTCGGCGATTGCGAATGCCGAGCATAACCATAACCTGAATCCGGAAAACCTGGTGGTTTCGCAAGCTTATGCGAACCAAGGTCCGACTCTGAAGCGGTTCCGTCCGCGCGCTATGGGTCGCGCAAGCCGCATCAACAAACGCACCAGCCACATTACGATCGTGGTATCCGAAAAATAA
- the rpsS gene encoding 30S ribosomal protein S19: MGRSLKKGPFIDGYLLKKVEDLNSTNKKQVIKTWSRRSTIFPQFIGHTFAVYDGRKHVPVYVTEDMVGHKLGEFAPTRTYKGHTDDDKKTGKR; this comes from the coding sequence ATGGGTCGCAGTTTGAAAAAAGGTCCTTTTATTGACGGATACCTGCTGAAGAAGGTGGAGGATTTGAACTCCACTAACAAAAAGCAAGTCATTAAAACATGGTCCCGCCGTTCTACGATATTCCCGCAATTCATCGGACATACGTTTGCCGTATACGATGGCAGAAAGCATGTGCCGGTTTACGTAACAGAAGATATGGTCGGGCATAAGCTCGGCGAGTTTGCACCAACCCGTACGTACAAAGGACATACGGACGACGATAAGAAAACAGGCAAGCGCTAA
- the rplB gene encoding 50S ribosomal protein L2 translates to MPIKKYKPTSPARRQMTVSTFEEITASQPEKSLLAPLFKKAGRNNQGKITVRHHGGGHKRKYRIIDFKRNKDGIPGRVATIEYDPNRSANIALIHYLDGEKRYIIAPKGLKVGDTITSGPDSDIKVGNSLPMENIPVGTVIHNIELKPGKGGQLVRAAGTEAQLLGKEDDYVTVRLSSGEVRKILKVCRATIGSVGNEDHELVNIGKAGRSRWLGKRPEVRGVVMNPNDHPHGGGEGRAPIGRKSPMSPWGKPTLGYKTRKKGKASDKYIVRRRTK, encoded by the coding sequence GTGCCAATTAAAAAGTATAAACCAACGTCCCCGGCTAGACGCCAAATGACGGTTTCTACATTTGAAGAAATTACGGCCAGCCAGCCGGAGAAATCATTGCTTGCGCCGCTGTTCAAAAAAGCCGGACGCAACAACCAAGGCAAAATCACTGTGCGTCATCATGGCGGTGGCCACAAGCGCAAATACCGCATTATCGATTTCAAGCGGAATAAAGACGGAATACCCGGACGCGTTGCTACGATCGAATACGATCCGAACCGTTCGGCAAACATCGCTCTGATTCATTACCTCGATGGGGAGAAGCGTTACATCATCGCTCCTAAAGGTTTGAAAGTCGGCGATACGATCACTTCCGGTCCGGACTCCGATATTAAAGTGGGCAACTCGCTGCCTATGGAAAATATCCCGGTTGGTACCGTGATCCACAACATCGAGCTGAAGCCGGGCAAAGGCGGCCAATTGGTTCGCGCAGCCGGTACGGAAGCTCAATTGCTCGGTAAAGAAGATGACTATGTAACGGTTCGTCTTTCTTCGGGCGAAGTAAGAAAAATTCTTAAAGTGTGCCGCGCAACCATCGGTTCCGTAGGCAACGAAGATCACGAGCTTGTGAACATCGGTAAAGCCGGCCGTTCCCGTTGGCTTGGCAAGAGACCTGAAGTTCGCGGTGTCGTCATGAACCCGAACGATCACCCGCACGGTGGTGGTGAAGGCCGCGCTCCGATCGGACGCAAATCTCCGATGTCTCCATGGGGCAAGCCTACGCTTGGTTATAAAACCCGCAAAAAAGGCAAAGCTTCTGATAAATACATTGTTCGTCGCCGCACGAAGTAA
- the rplW gene encoding 50S ribosomal protein L23, whose translation MKNPRDIIKRPIITEKTSDLMGLKKYVFEVDLRANKTEIKQAIEQIFKVKVTDVNTMRMPAKPKRYGRYSGYTSEWKKAIVSLSPESKELEFFESV comes from the coding sequence ATGAAAAATCCACGCGATATTATCAAGCGCCCGATTATTACGGAAAAAACAAGTGACTTGATGGGTCTAAAGAAGTATGTTTTCGAAGTCGATCTTCGCGCTAACAAAACGGAAATCAAGCAGGCGATCGAGCAAATTTTCAAAGTGAAAGTCACTGACGTGAACACAATGAGAATGCCCGCAAAGCCGAAGCGCTATGGCCGTTACTCCGGCTATACTTCCGAATGGAAGAAAGCGATCGTGTCCTTGAGCCCAGAAAGCAAAGAACTGGAGTTCTTTGAGTCGGTATAA
- the rplD gene encoding 50S ribosomal protein L4, which produces MPKVAVYNVSGAQVGEVELNEAVFGIEPHVHVLNEAVLMQRASLRLGTHKVKGRSEVRGGGRKPWKQKGTGRARQGSIRAPQWKGGGTVFGPTPRSYAYKLPKKVRRLAIKSALSSKVIDNELIVLDQLQLAAPKTKEFAAILKNLKVDRKALVVTSDYNENVALSARNIPGVKFVAADGISVLDVMAYDKLIITKEAAEKVGEVLA; this is translated from the coding sequence ATGCCTAAAGTAGCAGTATACAACGTTAGTGGCGCTCAGGTGGGCGAAGTGGAATTGAACGAGGCTGTGTTTGGAATCGAGCCGCACGTTCACGTGTTGAACGAAGCTGTTCTCATGCAGCGCGCTTCTCTCAGATTGGGTACTCACAAAGTAAAAGGTCGTTCCGAAGTGCGCGGCGGTGGCCGTAAGCCTTGGAAACAAAAAGGTACGGGTCGTGCGCGTCAAGGTTCCATTCGTGCGCCTCAATGGAAAGGCGGCGGCACGGTATTTGGTCCGACACCGCGCAGCTATGCGTATAAATTGCCGAAAAAAGTTCGTCGTTTGGCGATCAAATCCGCATTGTCTTCGAAAGTCATCGACAATGAATTGATCGTATTGGATCAGCTTCAATTGGCTGCTCCGAAAACAAAAGAGTTTGCAGCTATTTTGAAAAACCTCAAAGTAGATCGCAAAGCTTTGGTGGTTACATCGGATTACAACGAAAATGTCGCTCTGTCCGCTCGTAACATCCCTGGTGTGAAATTCGTAGCGGCTGACGGTATCAGCGTTCTCGACGTAATGGCTTATGACAAGCTGATCATTACGAAGGAAGCTGCCGAAAAAGTTGGGGAGGTGCTTGCGTAA
- the rplC gene encoding 50S ribosomal protein L3 produces MKGILGKKLGMTQVFTADGNVVPVTVIQAGPCVVLQKKDSENDGYEAIQLGFDDKKEKNANKPETGHAKKAGATPKRYIKEIRGAAGEFEVGQEIKADIFAEGEFVDVTGTSKGKGFTGIIRRNNQSRGPMSHGSRYHRGPGSMGSIAANRVFKGKLLPGHMGHETVTIQKLEIVRVDAERNVLLVKGSVPGPKNSYVSVKSSVKTL; encoded by the coding sequence ATGAAAGGTATCTTAGGGAAAAAGCTTGGGATGACTCAAGTGTTTACCGCTGACGGCAACGTCGTTCCGGTAACGGTAATTCAAGCGGGTCCTTGCGTCGTTTTGCAAAAGAAAGATTCGGAAAATGACGGCTATGAAGCGATCCAATTGGGTTTTGACGATAAGAAAGAAAAGAACGCCAACAAGCCGGAAACCGGTCATGCAAAAAAAGCCGGCGCAACACCTAAGCGCTACATTAAAGAAATTCGCGGCGCTGCCGGCGAATTCGAAGTTGGCCAGGAAATCAAGGCCGACATTTTTGCGGAAGGCGAATTTGTTGACGTAACGGGTACATCCAAGGGTAAAGGATTTACCGGTATTATTAGAAGAAACAACCAATCCAGAGGTCCGATGTCTCACGGTTCCCGTTATCATCGCGGTCCTGGTTCCATGGGTTCGATCGCGGCTAACCGCGTATTCAAAGGCAAACTGCTGCCGGGCCATATGGGTCATGAAACGGTAACGATTCAAAAGCTCGAAATCGTACGTGTCGATGCAGAGCGCAATGTGCTTTTAGTGAAAGGATCCGTTCCAGGTCCTAAAAATAGCTATGTGAGCGTAAAAAGCTCCGTAAAAACTCTGTAA
- the rpsJ gene encoding 30S ribosomal protein S10: MAKQKIRIRLKAYDHRILDQSAEKIVDTAKRSGAGVSGPIPLPTEKQIITILRAVHKYKDSREQFEMRTHKRLIDIVNPTPQTVDALMRLDLPSGVDIEIKL, translated from the coding sequence ATGGCAAAGCAAAAAATTCGTATTCGTTTGAAGGCTTACGATCACAGAATTCTGGATCAATCCGCTGAGAAAATTGTGGACACTGCCAAGCGTTCCGGTGCTGGTGTATCCGGTCCGATCCCGCTTCCGACTGAGAAGCAAATCATTACGATCCTGCGCGCGGTTCACAAATACAAGGATTCCAGAGAGCAGTTCGAAATGCGCACACATAAGCGCTTGATCGATATCGTGAATCCGACGCCTCAAACCGTCGACGCTCTGATGCGTTTGGACCTGCCGTCCGGCGTAGATATCGAAATCAAGCTTTAA
- the tuf gene encoding elongation factor Tu, whose protein sequence is MAKAKFERNKPHVNIGTIGHVDHGKTTLTAAITTVLAKKYGGAAVAFDQIDKAPEERERGITISTAHVEYETPNRHYAHVDCPGHADYVKNMITGAAQMDGAILVVSAADGPMPQTREHILLSRQVGVPYIVVFLNKCDMVEDEELLELVEMEVRDLLNEYEFPGDDTPIVRGAAREALQNPDGPWADKIVELFEHIDSYIPTPERDTDKPFLMPVEDVFTITGRGTVATGRVERGTVKVGDEVEIVGLAEETKKTVVTGVEMFRKLLDSAQAGDNIGALLRGVDRKEIERGQVLAKTGSVKPHTQFTAQIYVLTKEEGGRHKPFFTGYRPQFYFRTTDVTGIINLPEGTEMVMPGDNITVTVELISPIAIEEGTRFAIREGGRTVGAGAVATIQK, encoded by the coding sequence ATGGCAAAAGCGAAATTTGAACGCAATAAGCCGCACGTTAATATCGGTACTATCGGTCACGTCGACCATGGTAAAACAACTTTGACTGCGGCAATCACTACAGTTTTGGCGAAAAAATACGGCGGTGCCGCTGTAGCTTTCGACCAAATCGACAAAGCACCGGAAGAGCGCGAGCGCGGTATCACAATCTCCACTGCGCACGTTGAATACGAAACTCCTAACCGTCACTACGCACACGTTGACTGCCCTGGCCACGCCGACTATGTTAAAAACATGATCACCGGCGCAGCTCAAATGGACGGCGCTATCCTGGTTGTATCCGCAGCTGACGGCCCAATGCCGCAAACTCGCGAGCACATCCTGCTGTCCCGTCAGGTAGGCGTACCTTACATCGTCGTATTCTTGAACAAATGCGACATGGTTGAAGACGAAGAGCTCCTCGAACTGGTTGAAATGGAAGTTCGCGACCTGCTCAACGAGTACGAATTCCCGGGCGACGACACTCCGATCGTTCGCGGTGCAGCTCGTGAAGCTCTGCAAAACCCGGATGGTCCTTGGGCTGACAAAATCGTTGAGCTCTTCGAGCACATCGATTCCTACATCCCGACTCCGGAGCGCGACACTGACAAGCCTTTCTTGATGCCGGTTGAGGACGTGTTCACGATCACTGGTCGTGGTACCGTTGCTACAGGCCGCGTTGAGCGTGGTACGGTTAAAGTCGGCGACGAGGTTGAAATCGTAGGTCTTGCTGAAGAAACTAAGAAAACCGTCGTAACTGGCGTTGAGATGTTCCGCAAGCTGCTTGACTCCGCTCAAGCCGGCGACAACATCGGTGCTCTTCTCCGCGGTGTTGACCGTAAAGAAATCGAGCGCGGACAAGTTTTGGCTAAAACGGGTTCCGTTAAGCCGCACACTCAGTTCACTGCTCAAATCTACGTCCTGACTAAAGAAGAAGGTGGCCGTCACAAGCCTTTCTTCACTGGCTACCGTCCTCAGTTCTACTTCCGTACGACTGACGTAACAGGTATCATCAACCTGCCGGAAGGTACTGAAATGGTTATGCCTGGCGACAACATCACTGTAACGGTTGAGCTGATCTCCCCGATCGCTATCGAGGAAGGCACTCGCTTCGCTATCCGCGAAGGCGGCCGTACAGTAGGCGCCGGCGCCGTTGCTACAATCCAAAAGTAA